From Buchnera aphidicola (Mindarus keteleerifoliae), the proteins below share one genomic window:
- the recD gene encoding exodeoxyribonuclease V subunit alpha: MKKILKEAVKKKMIRNIDFYFSIFVSKKNEPAVMLAAACTSHFYGNGNACLPIKLLKKKYFRNPRKKIVKNLWKIIDFIKSTKDWINILKKSDAIGKENSNNPIILSNNSLYLYQVWKTEKKIIEFLIKNSNLEIKKKFYENFLKKINFKKENYYQKLAILMTMINKITFIIGGPGTGKTTLISKLIISIIQLSNNLPIIKLTAMTGKAASNLLDSIKKNISISNLTKSEKKCLPNCSSTLHRLLKIKSNFNLNTTQKKNIILADILIIDESSMIDFFIMNKLIQSVSESTKIIFIGDCNQLPPVGTGFLLKDISYFHQLGYTKKFTDLLKKTNFLNKKYINKNSKFIINNNICALEKNYRFSSKSGINQLALMLKLGKTKIIKKIVNNVYPDIKYISVTNNKEYKNMIFSVTKKYKKYIKNIKTTQNPKKIITLFNKYRLICVLKKGFFGTKHINKCIENKMKKLSLIKPTIINKKNWYVGKPILVKENNKNLKIFNGNIGITLLDSNKNFSVFFLSSNNAIKIVPIDLLPKYETAWTITVHKSQGSEFIHTGLLLPFSFVKTLNRELLYTAITRSKKKLTLYANKNILHATIKNKVVRYSGIIKKIQKHIE; encoded by the coding sequence ATGAAAAAAATACTAAAAGAAGCTGTTAAAAAAAAAATGATTAGAAACATAGATTTTTATTTTTCTATTTTTGTTTCTAAAAAAAATGAACCTGCTGTTATGTTAGCTGCTGCTTGTACAAGTCATTTTTATGGAAATGGTAATGCATGTTTACCTATAAAATTATTAAAAAAAAAATATTTTAGAAATCCTAGAAAAAAAATTGTTAAAAACCTATGGAAAATTATAGATTTCATAAAATCAACCAAAGATTGGATTAATATTTTAAAAAAAAGCGATGCGATTGGAAAAGAAAATAGTAATAATCCGATTATTTTATCAAACAATAGTTTATATCTTTATCAAGTTTGGAAAACAGAAAAAAAGATAATTGAATTTTTAATTAAAAATAGTAACTTGGAAATAAAAAAAAAATTTTATGAAAATTTTTTAAAAAAAATAAATTTTAAAAAAGAAAACTATTATCAAAAATTAGCTATTTTAATGACAATGATCAATAAAATTACTTTCATCATAGGGGGGCCTGGAACAGGAAAAACTACCTTAATATCAAAATTAATTATTTCAATAATTCAACTTTCCAACAACCTTCCCATTATTAAGTTAACAGCAATGACAGGAAAAGCTGCTTCTAATTTATTAGATTCAATAAAAAAAAATATTTCTATATCAAATTTAACAAAATCAGAAAAAAAATGTCTTCCAAATTGCTCTTCTACTTTACATCGTTTGTTAAAAATAAAATCTAATTTTAATTTAAATACAACTCAAAAAAAAAATATTATTTTAGCAGATATATTAATCATTGATGAATCTTCAATGATCGATTTTTTTATAATGAACAAATTAATTCAATCTGTATCAGAATCTACAAAAATAATATTTATAGGAGATTGTAACCAGTTACCCCCTGTAGGAACAGGATTTTTGTTAAAAGATATTTCTTACTTTCATCAATTAGGATATACCAAAAAATTTACAGATTTATTAAAAAAAACAAATTTTTTAAACAAAAAATATATTAATAAAAATTCAAAATTTATTATTAACAATAATATTTGTGCTCTAGAAAAAAATTACCGATTTTCATCAAAATCAGGAATTAATCAACTTGCTCTGATGCTAAAATTAGGAAAAACAAAAATAATAAAAAAAATAGTTAACAATGTTTATCCGGATATTAAATATATTTCAGTAACGAATAATAAAGAATATAAAAATATGATATTTTCAGTTACTAAAAAATACAAAAAATATATTAAAAACATCAAAACAACTCAAAATCCTAAAAAAATTATAACTTTATTTAATAAATATCGACTAATTTGCGTATTAAAAAAAGGATTTTTTGGAACTAAACATATTAATAAATGCATAGAAAACAAAATGAAAAAACTTTCTTTAATCAAACCTACTATAATTAACAAAAAAAATTGGTATGTAGGAAAACCTATTCTAGTTAAAGAAAATAACAAAAATTTAAAAATTTTTAATGGAAATATTGGGATAACTTTATTAGATTCAAATAAAAACTTTTCAGTTTTTTTTCTTTCTTCAAACAATGCAATTAAAATTGTACCTATTGATCTGTTACCTAAATATGAAACAGCATGGACCATAACTGTTCATAAATCACAAGGATCAGAATTTATCCATACAGGACTATTATTACCTTTTAGTTTTGTAAAAACTTTAAACAGAGAATTACTCTATACTGCCATTACAAGATCTAAAAAAAAATTAACTTTATATGCTAACAAAAACATTTTACATGCAACTATAAAAAATAAAGTTGTCAGATATAGTGGAATTATAAAAAAAATACAAAAACATATTGAATGA
- the nusB gene encoding transcription antitermination factor NusB, which translates to MNPITRRKARECAVQAIYSWQLSNNNIIDIKNEFLKKITKKEIDIIYFCQLIIGITDHYKFLDKFIKPYISKKIKKLDPIEKAVLRLSLYELIKRKDIPYKVAINEGIELAKLFGAKKSHKFVNGVLDKVVSKLKKS; encoded by the coding sequence ATGAATCCTATAACTAGAAGAAAAGCAAGAGAATGTGCTGTACAAGCCATTTATTCTTGGCAATTATCAAACAATAATATAATTGATATAAAAAACGAATTTCTAAAGAAAATAACTAAAAAAGAAATAGATATAATTTATTTTTGTCAATTAATAATAGGAATTACAGACCACTACAAATTTTTAGATAAATTTATAAAACCTTACATATCAAAAAAAATAAAAAAATTAGATCCAATTGAAAAAGCGGTTCTTCGACTTTCTTTATACGAATTGATCAAAAGAAAAGATATTCCTTATAAAGTAGCAATAAATGAAGGAATAGAACTTGCAAAATTATTTGGGGCTAAAAAAAGTCATAAATTTGTTAATGGAGTATTAGATAAAGTAGTTTCTAAATTAAAAAAATCTTAA
- the thiL gene encoding thiamine-phosphate kinase, producing the protein MIINEFEIINNYFNHFKKKDKYIMKGIGDDCAILKIPKNKFLSVSTDTLVEGIHFLKTINPIDLSYKALAVNLSDLAAMGADPKWLTLSITMPYINLKWIKYFSKNFIKLIYKNKMKLIGGDTTKGPLSITISAYGLIPKGKALFRNGAKVGDLIYVTGTLGNSAAGLELLTKKISITDKKIYNFLIKKHLRPVPRILQGKILRNIATSAIDISDGLIMDLNHILNASKCGATLNLDNFPISKKLKNNFFKKKWINWALYCGEDYELCFTIPKKQKKKLDELMKFSDVPYTHIGNITPFKKGYQLLEFKKPIKLKKIGFNHFF; encoded by the coding sequence ATGATAATTAACGAATTTGAAATCATAAATAATTATTTTAATCATTTTAAAAAAAAAGATAAATATATAATGAAAGGAATAGGAGATGATTGTGCAATTTTAAAAATACCAAAAAATAAATTTTTATCTGTTAGTACAGATACTTTAGTTGAAGGAATTCATTTTTTAAAAACAATAAATCCTATAGATCTAAGCTACAAAGCATTAGCTGTAAATCTAAGTGATTTAGCAGCTATGGGAGCTGATCCTAAATGGTTAACTCTTTCCATCACGATGCCTTATATAAATCTAAAATGGATAAAATACTTCAGCAAAAATTTTATTAAATTAATTTATAAAAACAAAATGAAACTCATTGGAGGAGATACTACTAAAGGACCTTTAAGTATTACAATTAGTGCATATGGTTTAATTCCAAAAGGAAAAGCACTATTTAGAAACGGAGCTAAAGTTGGAGATTTAATTTACGTCACTGGAACATTAGGAAATAGTGCTGCTGGATTAGAATTATTAACTAAGAAAATTTCAATTACTGATAAAAAAATTTACAATTTTCTGATAAAAAAACATTTAAGACCTGTACCTAGAATTTTACAAGGAAAAATTTTAAGAAATATTGCTACTTCAGCAATTGATATTTCAGACGGATTGATTATGGATTTAAACCATATTTTAAACGCTAGTAAATGTGGTGCTACCCTAAATTTAGATAATTTTCCTATATCAAAAAAATTAAAAAATAATTTTTTTAAAAAAAAATGGATAAATTGGGCTTTATATTGTGGAGAAGATTATGAACTATGTTTTACAATACCTAAAAAACAAAAAAAAAAGTTAGATGAACTAATGAAATTTAGTGACGTACCCTATACTCATATAGGAAATATTACTCCTTTTAAAAAAGGATATCAATTATTAGAATTTAAAAAACCTATAAAACTCAAAAAAATAGGTTTTAATCATTTTTTTTAA
- the argA gene encoding amino-acid N-acetyltransferase: MHKNPIINLVEEFRHSVPYINAHRGKIFVILLSGEAIKHKNFIHIINDIGLLHSLGIRLVVVYDATPQIKKRLISNNIDFFYHKDILVTNAEVLKLIKEEIGKLQLDITALLSMSLTNTPSQGANINVVSGNFVISQPLGVDNGVDYCHTGRVRKINKEYIKSQLENRSIVLIGPISVSITGESFNLISEEIAAEISVKLKAEKVIGFSSSQGIINKNGKFFSELFPSEVKKMISIKRKCSFSASIIRFLKSSIKSCTEGVRRCHLISYKKNGSLLQELFSRDGIGTQIVMESSEKIRKATINDIGGILKLIRPLEEKKILVRRSREQLEVEIDKFTVIVRDELTIACAALYPFQDEKIGEMACVVVHPDYRKSSRGEKLLQIIQKEAKKLDLKKIFVLTTYSIHWFQEKGFLLADINSLPESKKKMYNYQRGSKVLELNIF, encoded by the coding sequence ATGCACAAAAATCCCATTATTAATTTAGTAGAAGAATTTAGACATAGTGTTCCCTATATTAATGCTCATAGAGGAAAAATATTTGTAATTTTATTATCAGGAGAAGCAATTAAACATAAAAATTTTATTCATATAATTAATGATATAGGATTATTGCATAGCTTAGGAATTCGATTAGTCGTAGTATATGATGCTACTCCTCAAATTAAAAAACGTTTAATTAGTAACAATATTGACTTTTTTTACCACAAAGATATTTTAGTAACAAATGCAGAAGTATTAAAATTAATTAAAGAAGAGATCGGAAAATTACAATTAGATATAACAGCGTTACTTTCGATGAGTTTAACCAATACTCCTTCTCAAGGGGCTAATATCAATGTAGTTAGTGGTAATTTTGTCATTTCTCAACCGTTGGGAGTTGATAATGGTGTTGATTATTGTCATACCGGACGAGTTAGAAAAATTAACAAAGAATATATCAAATCTCAATTGGAAAATCGATCTATTGTTTTAATAGGTCCAATATCTGTATCTATCACTGGAGAAAGTTTCAATTTAATTTCTGAAGAAATAGCAGCAGAAATTTCGGTGAAGTTAAAAGCGGAAAAAGTAATAGGATTTTCAAGTTCTCAAGGAATCATTAATAAAAATGGAAAATTTTTTTCAGAGTTATTTCCTAGTGAAGTAAAAAAGATGATTTCGATAAAAAGAAAGTGTTCTTTTTCTGCATCTATTATTCGTTTTTTAAAATCTTCTATAAAGTCTTGTACCGAAGGAGTCAGGAGATGTCATTTGATTAGTTATAAAAAAAATGGATCCTTACTTCAAGAATTATTTTCGAGAGATGGAATAGGAACTCAAATAGTCATGGAATCCTCTGAAAAAATTAGGAAAGCAACTATTAACGATATAGGTGGAATTTTGAAATTAATTCGTCCTTTGGAAGAAAAAAAAATATTAGTAAGGAGGTCAAGAGAACAATTGGAAGTTGAAATTGATAAATTTACTGTTATAGTAAGAGATGAATTAACTATAGCATGTGCCGCCTTATATCCTTTTCAAGATGAAAAAATAGGGGAAATGGCTTGTGTAGTAGTTCATCCAGATTATAGAAAATCTTCTAGAGGAGAAAAGTTATTGCAAATAATACAGAAAGAAGCAAAAAAATTAGATCTAAAAAAAATATTTGTATTAACTACTTATAGTATTCATTGGTTTCAGGAAAAAGGATTCTTGTTAGCGGACATTAATTCTTTACCTGAAAGTAAAAAAAAAATGTATAACTATCAAAGAGGTTCAAAAGTGTTAGAGCTTAATATTTTTTAA
- the recB gene encoding exodeoxyribonuclease V subunit beta codes for MKFSLTGKKIIEASAGTGKTFFIVVTYIRLILGINYKNNNKPLSINEILVLTFNKSAKEEILNRIKKIIQNLKYACFKKNIYDAYVNMILNQVQNLKSAYLLLLKAEEDLNQAKIFTVDSFFYRILNHFSFHINPINNFKQNMNEKNIYLKATINFWRKKCYFFSKELLNIIYKTWKTPLNLFKEIEPWIFYKKNNPTFKIKKIPNLEHLHKKNIKKINFFKKSWLGIKNKIFLLIDNISNNKKFLGKKNKKKWINTINFWAKQKTIDYFIPNELIYFQKKINVKNKKNKKMHNFFIYINFFLEQKISIKKEFILTSIKNILSYVNFEKKNTGKLEYSDFSKLLFKELKKRKNNFLKKISKKFCSILIDEFQDINLQQYKIIKKIFYKQKNIFLLLIGDPKQSIYNFRGASILSYLQSKFEIKSHFFLDTNWRSTPHIVKNINLFFSRVQNPFLTSKIKFIPSVYSIENKKNYFRIKNSIQPSFSIFFNSKETISKKNYEQWISKECAKSIFYWLETGKRKSSILSIKNKKNYVSEKDIVVIVKNKNEAYSIQKALKNINISSIYLSSNKNVFASLEAKEFLWILTAILDPKNERKIKRALCTNILENNSNKINKIFLNFQDWSLIIKKFKYFKQIWEKSGVFSLIKHLIKIKTKKISLNKEMKSFFNINNFLHLAELINEKFFSLNEKQSLVYWLEKKINNVNFLSKNNFFHIPTNNNFIKIISVHKSKGLEFPLVWIPFIMNYTEKKIGLYFTKEKKLNLNLDKNSKKSHLVDNERLSEDIRLLYVSLTRATIHCSLGIARISKTRKKKYDIFSTIHQSAFGYLLQKGKKCNFLNFKKEIKEIKNYKNIKFFSKFEEKISTKISKKNVKSTNVQIFHRNIKNYWNITSYSQLKIENINLNKNEPFSSNKKNTNIISNILNPHYFPKGNKLGSLLHNILRKCEFSKEIKEKFLVKEINKEELNEKWVPILKDWINQIFFREINKEKIVLSKLKKGEYLKELKFFFPIKKMINDQKLNEIIQLNNFKNQSPPFFKFKKKKGIITGFIDLIVFLNKKYYILEYKSNWLGINNSFYCTKNIEKEIIKQRYDIQCLLYTIALNRYLNKKIKKYDFNKNFGGFYFLFIRGMYHEKNASKQNSGIYLYNPKKKYVNELDNFFKGK; via the coding sequence ATGAAATTTTCATTAACTGGAAAAAAAATAATCGAAGCCTCTGCTGGAACAGGAAAAACTTTTTTTATAGTCGTAACTTATATCAGATTAATATTAGGCATTAACTATAAAAATAATAATAAACCTTTATCAATAAACGAAATTCTTGTATTAACTTTTAACAAATCAGCAAAAGAAGAAATTTTAAATAGAATAAAAAAAATTATTCAAAATCTAAAGTATGCTTGCTTTAAAAAAAATATTTATGATGCATATGTAAATATGATTTTAAATCAAGTTCAAAATTTAAAATCAGCTTATCTTTTACTTTTAAAAGCAGAAGAAGATTTAAATCAAGCAAAAATTTTTACCGTAGACAGTTTCTTTTATAGAATACTAAATCATTTTTCTTTTCATATAAATCCTATAAATAATTTTAAACAAAATATGAATGAAAAAAATATATATCTAAAAGCAACTATAAATTTTTGGAGAAAAAAATGTTATTTTTTTTCAAAGGAACTATTAAATATTATTTATAAAACTTGGAAAACACCTTTAAATTTATTTAAAGAAATTGAACCTTGGATTTTTTACAAAAAAAATAATCCTACTTTTAAAATAAAAAAAATTCCAAATTTAGAACATTTACATAAAAAAAATATCAAAAAAATTAATTTTTTTAAAAAATCTTGGTTAGGAATTAAAAACAAAATATTCCTTTTAATTGATAATATTTCCAATAATAAAAAATTTTTGGGCAAAAAAAACAAGAAAAAATGGATAAATACCATAAATTTTTGGGCAAAACAAAAAACAATCGATTATTTTATTCCTAATGAACTAATTTATTTTCAAAAAAAAATAAATGTAAAAAATAAAAAAAATAAAAAAATGCACAATTTTTTTATTTATATAAACTTTTTTTTAGAACAAAAAATATCTATAAAAAAAGAATTCATTCTAACATCTATCAAAAATATACTTTCATATGTTAATTTTGAAAAAAAAAATACTGGAAAATTGGAATATTCTGATTTTTCAAAATTACTTTTTAAAGAATTAAAAAAAAGAAAAAATAATTTTCTAAAAAAAATAAGTAAAAAATTTTGTTCAATATTAATCGACGAATTTCAGGATATTAATCTACAACAATATAAAATCATTAAAAAAATATTTTATAAACAAAAAAATATATTTTTACTATTAATAGGAGATCCAAAACAATCTATTTATAATTTTAGAGGAGCAAGTATACTTTCTTATTTACAATCAAAATTTGAAATTAAATCACATTTTTTTCTTGATACAAATTGGAGATCTACACCTCATATAGTTAAAAATATAAATTTATTTTTTTCTAGAGTTCAGAATCCATTTTTAACTTCAAAAATAAAATTTATTCCTTCTGTTTATTCAATAGAAAATAAAAAAAATTATTTTAGAATAAAAAATTCTATTCAACCTTCTTTCTCTATTTTTTTTAATTCAAAAGAGACAATTTCTAAAAAAAATTATGAACAATGGATTTCTAAAGAATGCGCTAAAAGCATTTTTTATTGGCTCGAAACAGGAAAAAGAAAAAGTTCAATTTTATCTATTAAAAACAAAAAAAATTATGTTTCAGAAAAAGATATCGTTGTAATAGTAAAAAATAAAAATGAGGCTTATTCCATACAAAAAGCTTTAAAAAATATAAATATCTCATCAATTTATTTATCTTCTAATAAAAATGTATTTGCTTCGTTAGAAGCTAAAGAATTTCTTTGGATACTAACTGCTATTTTAGATCCTAAAAATGAAAGAAAAATTAAAAGAGCATTATGTACTAACATTTTAGAAAATAACTCAAATAAAATAAATAAAATTTTTTTAAATTTTCAAGATTGGTCGTTGATAATAAAAAAATTTAAATATTTTAAACAAATTTGGGAAAAATCAGGAGTTTTTTCTTTAATAAAACATTTAATAAAAATTAAAACAAAAAAAATATCTTTAAATAAAGAAATGAAAAGTTTTTTTAACATTAATAACTTCTTGCATTTGGCTGAATTAATCAATGAAAAATTCTTTTCGTTAAATGAAAAACAATCTCTTGTATATTGGTTAGAAAAAAAAATTAACAATGTTAATTTTTTATCAAAAAATAATTTTTTTCATATTCCAACTAACAATAATTTTATTAAAATTATTTCTGTGCATAAATCAAAAGGACTAGAATTTCCATTGGTTTGGATACCTTTTATTATGAATTATACGGAAAAAAAAATAGGGTTATATTTTACAAAAGAAAAAAAATTAAATCTTAATTTAGATAAAAATTCAAAAAAATCTCATTTAGTTGATAATGAACGACTTTCTGAAGATATACGATTATTATACGTATCATTAACGAGAGCAACTATACATTGCAGTTTAGGAATAGCTAGAATTTCTAAAACAAGAAAAAAAAAATACGATATCTTTTCTACGATACACCAAAGTGCTTTTGGATATCTTCTTCAAAAAGGAAAAAAATGTAATTTCCTTAATTTTAAAAAAGAAATTAAAGAAATTAAAAATTATAAAAACATTAAATTTTTTTCAAAATTTGAAGAAAAAATTTCTACAAAAATTTCTAAAAAGAACGTAAAAAGTACAAATGTACAAATATTTCATAGAAATATTAAAAATTACTGGAATATAACCAGTTACTCTCAATTAAAAATTGAAAACATAAATTTAAATAAAAATGAACCCTTCTCCTCAAATAAAAAAAATACAAATATTATTTCAAATATTTTAAATCCCCATTATTTTCCAAAAGGTAATAAATTAGGATCTTTACTACACAATATTTTAAGAAAATGCGAATTTTCCAAAGAAATAAAAGAAAAATTCCTAGTTAAAGAAATTAATAAAGAAGAATTAAATGAAAAATGGGTTCCAATCCTAAAAGATTGGATAAATCAAATATTTTTTAGAGAAATTAACAAAGAAAAAATTGTACTATCAAAACTGAAAAAGGGCGAATATTTAAAAGAATTAAAATTTTTTTTCCCTATAAAAAAAATGATAAATGATCAAAAATTAAATGAGATAATACAGCTAAATAATTTTAAAAATCAATCCCCCCCTTTTTTTAAATTTAAGAAAAAAAAAGGAATAATTACAGGATTTATTGATCTAATTGTATTTTTAAATAAAAAATATTATATTTTAGAATATAAATCTAATTGGTTAGGTATTAATAATAGTTTTTATTGTACAAAAAACATAGAAAAGGAAATAATTAAACAACGATACGATATACAATGTTTGTTATATACTATAGCACTTAATAGATATTTAAATAAAAAAATAAAAAAGTATGATTTTAATAAAAATTTTGGAGGTTTTTATTTTTTATTTATTAGAGGTATGTACCATGAAAAAAATGCATCTAAACAAAATAGCGGAATTTATCTGTACAATCCAAAAAAAAAATATGTAAATGAATTGGATAACTTTTTTAAAGGAAAATAA
- the ribD gene encoding bifunctional diaminohydroxyphosphoribosylaminopyrimidine deaminase/5-amino-6-(5-phosphoribosylamino)uracil reductase RibD gives MKKAIEIAKLGKFTTYPNPNVGCIIVKNSKIVGKGWHKKYGKHHAEIYAINMAKEHARGSTAYVTLEPCCHYGNTPPCCKAIFLAGISKVVIATKDPNPKVNGSGILWLKKNGISVKEGVLENEAKCINKGFFKRMQQGIPWIRLKLAMSIDGRSSLQNGKSKWITCKKSRIDVQYFRAKSDAILSTSNTILKDNPSLNVRYNELNYKKLKSYNIDKKRQPVRIIIDSKNKLTPFNKFINTKGKIFLIRVKYDNFIWPKHVRQLLIPFSKKRINLNHLFLTLGKLKINNVWIESGPTLSGSLLKMKLFDELIIYIAPKLFGHYSKPLCFLEKYSEISKTPKFFFSNIQKIDSDIRITLKKKQ, from the coding sequence ATGAAAAAAGCTATTGAAATAGCCAAACTAGGAAAGTTTACTACTTATCCTAATCCAAATGTAGGTTGTATTATTGTAAAAAATTCAAAAATTGTAGGAAAAGGATGGCACAAAAAATATGGAAAACATCATGCTGAAATATATGCTATAAATATGGCAAAAGAACACGCAAGGGGATCCACTGCCTACGTCACTCTTGAACCTTGTTGTCATTATGGAAATACTCCACCTTGCTGTAAAGCAATCTTTTTAGCTGGCATATCTAAAGTGGTAATAGCTACAAAAGATCCGAATCCTAAAGTTAACGGTTCGGGTATTCTTTGGTTAAAAAAAAATGGGATTTCTGTAAAAGAAGGTGTTTTAGAAAATGAAGCGAAATGCATAAATAAAGGATTTTTTAAAAGAATGCAACAAGGAATTCCTTGGATTCGATTAAAATTAGCAATGTCTATCGATGGAAGATCCTCTCTTCAAAACGGAAAAAGTAAATGGATTACTTGTAAAAAATCTCGAATAGACGTTCAGTATTTTAGAGCAAAAAGTGATGCCATTTTAAGTACAAGTAATACTATACTCAAAGATAATCCTTCGTTAAATGTAAGGTACAACGAATTGAATTATAAAAAATTAAAATCTTATAATATAGATAAAAAAAGACAACCTGTTAGAATAATTATTGACAGTAAAAATAAATTAACACCTTTTAACAAATTTATAAATACCAAAGGAAAAATTTTTTTAATTCGAGTAAAATACGATAATTTTATTTGGCCAAAACATGTTCGTCAACTACTGATTCCATTTTCCAAAAAAAGAATAAACTTAAATCACTTATTTTTAACTTTAGGAAAATTGAAAATTAATAATGTATGGATCGAATCTGGACCAACTCTTTCAGGTTCATTACTTAAAATGAAATTATTTGATGAACTAATTATTTATATAGCCCCTAAATTATTTGGTCATTACTCAAAACCTCTATGTTTTTTAGAAAAATATTCGGAAATTTCAAAAACACCTAAGTTTTTTTTTTCTAACATTCAAAAAATTGATTCGGATATACGAATTACATTAAAAAAAAAACAATAA
- the ribH gene encoding 6,7-dimethyl-8-ribityllumazine synthase — protein MNILNSKIISKSAIFAIIISRFNNFINDHLLNGTIDTLTRIGQVKKENIFIFYVPGTYEIPIIAKILCEKKKYDAIITLGTIIKGKTPHYKSIVNPIFSNLSNISIKNKIPILLGILITNTVEQAIERAGTKLGNKGSETAYAALEMINLIKKIK, from the coding sequence ATGAACATACTAAATTCAAAAATTATTTCTAAAAGTGCAATTTTTGCTATAATTATTTCTAGATTTAACAATTTTATCAATGATCATCTATTAAACGGAACTATTGACACCTTAACTAGAATAGGACAAGTGAAAAAAGAAAATATTTTTATATTTTACGTACCTGGAACTTATGAAATACCAATTATTGCAAAAATTCTATGTGAAAAAAAAAAATATGATGCCATAATTACATTGGGGACTATCATAAAAGGGAAAACTCCTCACTATAAATCTATCGTAAATCCTATTTTTTCAAATTTATCCAATATTAGTATTAAAAATAAAATTCCTATTTTATTAGGAATATTAATTACAAATACAGTTGAACAAGCAATCGAAAGAGCTGGGACTAAATTAGGAAATAAAGGATCAGAAACTGCATATGCTGCTTTAGAAATGATAAATCTTATCAAAAAAATAAAATAA